The following proteins are encoded in a genomic region of Oryza brachyantha chromosome 11, ObraRS2, whole genome shotgun sequence:
- the LOC102702610 gene encoding uncharacterized protein At5g01610-like translates to MAKLFLLAMVASALLILAAASTASSPDNSTSPSPSSPDPTAYEMLQRFGFPVGILPEGVQGYRLGEDGSSFEVYLAGDCQFRAAKRYVLRYSSRVAGSVAAGSITSLEGVKVKETFVWLRISQVDVDGDQIRLHVGPFTKSVAADQLAVSPQCK, encoded by the coding sequence ATGGCGaagctcttcctcctcgcaaTGGTGGCATCCGCCCTCCTGATCCTAGCGGCCGCCTCCACAGCCTCCTCGCCGGACAACTCGacttcgccgtcgccatcgtcgccggaTCCGACGGCGTACGAGATGCTGCAGAGGTTCGGGTTCCCGGTGGGCATCCTCCCGGAGGGCGTGCAGGGATACAGGCTCGGCGAGGACGGCTCCTCCTTCGAGGTGTACCTCGCCGGCGACTGCCAGTTCCGGGCGGCGAAGAGGTACGTGCTACGCTACAGCAGCCGCGTCGCCGgcagcgtcgccgccggctccaTCACGTCGCTGGAGGGGGTGAAGGTGAAGGAGACCTTCGTGTGGCTCCGCATCTCGCaggtcgacgtcgacggcgaccaGATCCGGCTCCACGTCGGGCCCTTCACCaagtcggtggcggcggaccaGCTCGCCGTCAGCCCCCAGTGCAAGTGA